Within Nosocomiicoccus ampullae, the genomic segment ATCGCGATGAACCGCAAAATCAATCCGCAAAACGCGGCATTACTTGCTGTAGCCTTTGCTGAAATCGGTTTAGTTCCAGCATTTTTAGCAGCATATTTAATGTCATTTTTAGTGAGATTCGTTGAAAGAAAGATCACGAATGGTCTCGACTTTATTGTAATCGTTATATTCTTAATTCCATTAGCGAGATTTTTAGGTGTATTATTTACACCACTCGTCGACGGATCATTACTAAAAATTGGAGGCGTTATCGACGGGGCGATGTCGACAAGCCCATTCCTTATGGGACTTATCTTAGGTGGAATCGTCACAGTAGTTGGTACTTCACCACTGAGCTCGATGGCACTTACTGCAATGCTCGGATTAACTGGTGTACCAATGGCCGTTGCAGCACTCACAGCATTTGGTTCAAGCTTTATGAACACAACAATTTTACACCGTTTAAAAATCGGTAGCTTAAAATCGGTGATTTCAATTGCGATTGAACCACTATCAAAAGCAGACTTAGTATCTGCAAACCCCGTACCGGTATACGTTACAAACTTTATCGGTGGTGCGTTAGCAGGAATTGTACTCGCGTACTCTGGTTTAATTAACGACGCACCAGGTACTGCAGCACCAACGCCAGGGTTACTCGTTATGTTTGGATTTAACCCAGCAATGGAAGTTGTAAAATACGCAGCGATAACTGCAGCCATCTGTTTCACAGTTGGTATTATAATGTCATATGTATTTAGAAATTATCCAATTAAAAACAGTGAAGTATTACCAAATGAAGATGTAAACAGTAAAAAAGCATAAGAAAAAAGGTCGCTAATAGCGACCTTTTATTTTTCTTCAGATAATCCATTACGTTCAAATCTAAATTTATGCTTATTAAAACTCACTTGGCCATCACTCATTTCTGAGTCTTCTACGACAATCCCTTCTTTAATGAGTGCATCTAGCTTTTTACTATCATTATAATTAATAGTCATCTTTTGACTCACGGTCTCATCACTATGCACTGTAAAATCAAATTTTACAGTTCCTCTTGGTAATTTCTCATAATCTTTTTTTAGTTTCTTTTTTTCGTCTTGTAAATTGTCACGTGCTTCATTTTTAGTTTTATAGCCCCAATATTCAAGTGGTGCTGTCGTTTCATAGACTTCTTTAGTAACGATGTTATTTTTATGATATACCGTTACTTTACGATTATAACTCTCAAATTCACCAGAAAATATAGTCTTTTTCGTACTGATACAACCACTTAAAATAAGTACAACAGACAGTACAGTAATTATTACTTTTAATTTATTCATTTAAACAAACCTTTTAAACGTTGTGCTTGTCATATCGTATCATATGTCTATGTTTAATTAACAGTAAATATAAAAAAGCACGTATAAAAAACGTGCTTCATGTACTATTCTTGCTCTTTTAAACCGTCCGCTTCATATTGTTCTTTCGTCTTTTTAAAGCTAACAAATTCTGATTCTTCACTATCCTCTAAAAATCCTTGTTCAGTTAATGCTTCGATATTTTCTGAAGTTGAATAGTCTAGATCATAATTCATAATAATCGCTTGTTTCTCTTCATCTGCTGTTACTTTAACCTCTACCGCACCTTCAGGCGTGTCTTCAATTAAAGAGTTATATGCTCTCTCCTGAATACCCGCAGCTTCTTCAGCTTCATCTTGGTTTGAAATACTCGCTGCGTCATATGGTAACTCATACGTTAAATGTTCTTTTTGAATTTTATCGCCATCTACAGTTAATACAGACTTAACATCCATATCTTCTATTGTACCTTCAAACACATGCTCTGACGGAGTTTTATTACATGCAACAAGCACAATAACCATTAAAGATAGCAATATAGTTCTTAATTTCATTGTCACAACCCCCTTTTATCACTTATAAACATTATATATATATCATTAAATATTATGTATTAGAATAAGTCCAGAAGAACTTATTCTATTTCATGAACGTTGATTATTTAACTTCTCTCAAACCGCCTTCTTCACTAAGGGTTTTTATCGTTTTTGAATGACTCACGAGATCTTCACCTTTACCACTATCATCTTCAGTTACTAAGTCCGCATCCGTTAATGCTTTAACATTTTCAGGTGAATCATAGTTTACGATGTGATAAACTTTTATCATTTCATTTTCTTCATCGTTAAAAATTTCAAAAGTTGCGATATCGTCAGAAACACCTTTTAATTCCTCTTCAAACTCTTTACTCTTTTCTTCAATCAATTGTTCTATATCTTCTTCAGTTTCAACACCTAAATCACTGTATGCGACTTCAGATGCCTGAACTTCATAGAGTATTTGATCTTTTTTAGTATCGACGACATACATCTTATAAAAATTTTCTATGTCATTATTTGCTTCATAATAATACTTGTCGTATTTCTCAACTTCCTGTTTATCTGCAACAAGTAGTACTTTTTCTTGTAGTGTTTCTTTATCTAATTTAGAGTTTGAAGTTGAATCATCTTCAATCACTCCAATCTCTTTTAGTGACTCAATATATGATTCATAACTGACAGTCTCTTCAGTGCCATCTCCTTCAACGATATCATATGCTAAAAATCTCTGAACGTTCTCAGGATCTGAGTAGTTATAGAACTTATCAATCTTTAAAGCTTTTTCATCTGGAAGGTTTTCTGCAGTCACTTTTGCGACGTCATCCGGGAAGTCTGATAGTAATTCGTTTTGATAATCATTTTCATCTTTAACGAGTTGGTCCGCTTCTTCTTCGTTTTGTAAGTCATAATATTCATACGGAATTTTTTCAACTTGGTGTTGGGTGAGCAAAATGTCGTTTTCTTTGTCTGCTGTAATCTCTATTTCTACTTCAATACCATCCACAACATTTGAGTACGTTTCTGTTGTCACTTCACCTTGAGATGTATTATCATCACTATCGTTGTTCGCTAGCGTGTCAATTTTATTGTCTCCATTGTCTTTTGACGTATCTTCACTTGATTCATTTTCTTTTGACGTATTTTCTTGAGAGGTCTCTTCGTTGTTCGTTTCATTTTTAGTAGAAGTATCTTCGTTTGTCTCTTCGGTCGGTGACTGACATGCTGTTAACATCACTATAGTAGCAGATAAAAATAATAATTTACCTTTCATGATAGTCTCCCTCTTTCTAAAACACCTCAAGTTTTTAAAGCGTTCTTATATTTTACAACTATAAATTTGTCTTTTTTAGTCATTCAGTCGATGACTGACACGTTGAGAAGTACACATATTTAAAGTAAGTAAAATAATATTACTCTTTAAAAGAAAATAAACCTCCCATATTTTAGATTTGAATGACATACATCGCATCACGTATCTCTTGAACGATTTCTTTAGTTCTCCATTCTCTTCTATAACCGAGACACGCACATATAAATGTGACACCATTCTCTATAAAATTATAACGAAAATGAATATGCCCAGAAATACTATACTTAATGTCATATTCACTATAAAATTCGTCATATTTCGTTGTACCCATATAAGCATTGTAATAATCGAATATTTTATGCGGCATTGGGACTCTAAACCTTTTATTCGTCGCAACGTGTGTGACAAGAATGATCTTTTTATCTTTCACTTTTTCAAGATCTTTTTTTGTAAGCTCTGCAAAATAATTCGCTACATCAATATCTGAGATTTTAAAATCCACATAAAACTTATCTTGCCAATGACCACCTTTAAACGCGCGACGTTCTAAATCTTCATAGGAAAACCTTTCGCTCGCAAATGAATAATCATACCACGCTGGACTCCCAACAATCGCCCACTCATCATTAATAATATACGGACGCTCTAAAAGAGACTCCGGTTGCTGTTTAAAATAATCGTAAATCTCCCAACTCGATCTATTATTATCATCAAAATTCCAAAAATCATGATTACCAGGGATAAAAAGCACCTTCACACCCGTCATCATCTCGACCGTTTCAATAAAATCATGAGTTTTAACATAATTATTCGACACATCACCCGCAATTATAAATAAATCCAGCGAGAGACGATTCACTTCATTAGAAACCTCACGCAAAAACGTCGTTTCGTTAATTTCATCATTATGATATCTATCGACATGCAAATCAGAAATCACACCAATATTCATACCCATCTACTCCAAAACATTTGTATAGAAATAGTGTAGCAAAG encodes:
- a CDS encoding PTS sugar transporter subunit IIC, encoding MDILIGTGLLLLILVFFTVFTYYAPDGSAVMSALASAAIATFLVEALQGFVLGDILQIEFLKETGQLAGTLSGVIVAFLIAMNRKINPQNAALLAVAFAEIGLVPAFLAAYLMSFLVRFVERKITNGLDFIVIVIFLIPLARFLGVLFTPLVDGSLLKIGGVIDGAMSTSPFLMGLILGGIVTVVGTSPLSSMALTAMLGLTGVPMAVAALTAFGSSFMNTTILHRLKIGSLKSVISIAIEPLSKADLVSANPVPVYVTNFIGGALAGIVLAYSGLINDAPGTAAPTPGLLVMFGFNPAMEVVKYAAITAAICFTVGIIMSYVFRNYPIKNSEVLPNEDVNSKKA
- a CDS encoding DUF1307 domain-containing protein, producing the protein MNKLKVIITVLSVVLILSGCISTKKTIFSGEFESYNRKVTVYHKNNIVTKEVYETTAPLEYWGYKTKNEARDNLQDEKKKLKKDYEKLPRGTVKFDFTVHSDETVSQKMTINYNDSKKLDALIKEGIVVEDSEMSDGQVSFNKHKFRFERNGLSEEK
- a CDS encoding metallophosphoesterase codes for the protein MNIGVISDLHVDRYHNDEINETTFLREVSNEVNRLSLDLFIIAGDVSNNYVKTHDFIETVEMMTGVKVLFIPGNHDFWNFDDNNRSSWEIYDYFKQQPESLLERPYIINDEWAIVGSPAWYDYSFASERFSYEDLERRAFKGGHWQDKFYVDFKISDIDVANYFAELTKKDLEKVKDKKIILVTHVATNKRFRVPMPHKIFDYYNAYMGTTKYDEFYSEYDIKYSISGHIHFRYNFIENGVTFICACLGYRREWRTKEIVQEIRDAMYVIQI
- a CDS encoding DUF1307 domain-containing protein; translation: MKLRTILLSLMVIVLVACNKTPSEHVFEGTIEDMDVKSVLTVDGDKIQKEHLTYELPYDAASISNQDEAEEAAGIQERAYNSLIEDTPEGAVEVKVTADEEKQAIIMNYDLDYSTSENIEALTEQGFLEDSEESEFVSFKKTKEQYEADGLKEQE